From a region of the Nonlabens sp. Hel1_33_55 genome:
- a CDS encoding DUF5687 family protein, protein MFKIFANLEWKSFTRSAAFKQNLFFKIFIGFFAVIILLEFAGAGAFIYYAIEGFIEDGKLNATDPFSLINKFLIYWFAADLIFRYFFQKMPVANIKPLLYLPFTKGKIVKYAMGKTIISFFNIMPAFFFIPFSVVLLIEGYDPVGVISWHLAMLSITLLLNFLNIFLNNLDKVFYPVVIIIVGLATTQFYGYFDITSYTQPMFDFFYSQPWSFILPLALAAATAQYAYIYFKGQLYLDAGLQTKQETAKTENLDFLNRFGKISTYLKNDIKLIKRNKRARTTFIMGFLFVFYGLFFMSDMYAGNDFGKVFAALFCTGGFLFSFGGLVPSWDSSYYKLMMSQNIPYREFLLSKWWLMVVMTAISTLLSCFYVYFGIEWLYAILAGAVYNIGLNASVTLLGGAFVKTPIDLTSNKKAFGDSKAFNIKTVLLIIPKMVLPVLIYYAFALTISMEAGFIAIAVTGLLGLLFRDKILTLVENIYKNEKYDTIAAYSQKD, encoded by the coding sequence ATGTTCAAAATCTTTGCTAATCTAGAATGGAAAAGCTTTACTAGATCTGCTGCTTTCAAGCAAAATCTCTTCTTCAAAATATTTATTGGTTTTTTTGCAGTAATCATTCTTCTAGAGTTTGCTGGTGCTGGTGCTTTCATTTACTACGCCATTGAAGGTTTTATAGAAGATGGTAAGCTGAATGCCACAGATCCTTTTTCATTGATCAACAAATTTTTGATTTATTGGTTTGCGGCCGACCTTATTTTTAGATACTTCTTTCAAAAGATGCCAGTGGCCAATATCAAACCACTACTCTACCTGCCGTTCACAAAAGGAAAGATCGTGAAGTATGCCATGGGTAAAACGATTATTTCTTTTTTCAATATCATGCCAGCATTCTTTTTTATTCCATTTTCTGTGGTGTTGCTGATTGAAGGCTATGATCCGGTGGGCGTTATAAGTTGGCATCTCGCCATGCTATCCATCACGTTGTTACTCAATTTTTTGAACATTTTTCTCAATAACTTGGATAAAGTGTTTTATCCAGTTGTCATCATTATTGTTGGGCTGGCAACAACTCAATTCTATGGCTATTTTGATATCACTAGCTACACGCAACCTATGTTTGACTTTTTCTACAGTCAGCCGTGGAGTTTTATATTGCCGCTGGCACTAGCTGCAGCAACGGCTCAATATGCCTACATCTACTTTAAAGGTCAGCTATATCTTGACGCTGGACTTCAAACCAAACAAGAAACAGCCAAAACAGAAAACCTTGATTTTCTAAATCGATTCGGTAAGATATCTACCTATTTAAAGAATGACATCAAGCTTATCAAACGCAACAAGCGAGCACGTACGACTTTCATCATGGGTTTCCTGTTCGTTTTTTACGGTCTCTTCTTCATGTCAGACATGTATGCGGGTAATGATTTTGGGAAAGTGTTTGCCGCGCTTTTTTGTACTGGTGGTTTCCTATTTAGTTTTGGCGGACTGGTACCTTCTTGGGATAGCAGTTATTATAAACTGATGATGTCCCAAAATATACCGTACCGCGAATTCCTGCTTAGTAAATGGTGGCTTATGGTTGTGATGACTGCCATAAGTACGTTATTGAGCTGTTTTTATGTCTACTTTGGTATTGAGTGGCTTTATGCAATTCTCGCTGGTGCCGTTTACAACATAGGCTTGAACGCATCGGTGACCTTGTTAGGTGGAGCGTTTGTAAAAACACCCATTGATTTGACGAGCAATAAAAAAGCCTTTGGTGATAGTAAAGCGTTTAATATCAAAACGGTCTTATTGATCATTCCTAAGATGGTGCTGCCTGTCCTTATATATTATGCGTTTGCATTAACCATAAGTATGGAAGCTGGGTTTATAGCGATAGCGGTGACTGGATTGCTGGGACTATTGTTCCGCGATAAGATTTTGACTCTTGTAGAAAATATTTACAAGAATGAGAAGTACGATACGATTGCTGCTTACTCGCAGAAAGATTAA
- a CDS encoding ferredoxin--NADP reductase: MIFHELRIKQVTKVTSRAVEIIFDIPEDLKENFKYDAGQYLTLKANIDGNEVRRAYSISSAPKDPELMVVVKAVDKGVFSNHAMKLRAGDMLEVAAPDGLFIHEKEEKGNFLMVAAGSGITPIMSILKTALISHSENKVALIYGNQSESQAIYLEQLNDLKDEYGDRLVLKYCYSREERQDALFGRITKGNLNYFLKQDCDEFAFAKAYLCGPEEMIQMAQLNLIEKGLLKEENIKFELFTSTESDVEITEDSHLSEISVTLDDETHTFTMRRDEVMLDVMLKNDIDAPYSCQGGICSSCIALVEDGDVKMRKNSILTDEEVNDGFTLTCQACPTSAKVAVNFDEV; this comes from the coding sequence ATGATTTTCCACGAATTGCGCATTAAACAAGTCACCAAGGTTACCTCCAGAGCCGTTGAAATTATTTTTGATATTCCAGAGGATCTCAAAGAGAATTTTAAATATGATGCTGGACAATATTTGACGCTCAAGGCAAACATCGATGGGAACGAGGTACGCCGTGCATATTCTATTAGCAGTGCACCCAAAGATCCAGAGTTAATGGTGGTGGTAAAAGCGGTCGATAAAGGTGTTTTCTCTAACCACGCGATGAAATTGCGTGCTGGTGATATGCTGGAAGTAGCAGCACCAGATGGGCTTTTCATCCATGAGAAAGAGGAAAAAGGAAACTTTTTAATGGTAGCCGCCGGTAGTGGTATTACACCCATTATGTCCATTTTGAAAACGGCATTGATCAGTCATTCTGAGAATAAAGTAGCGTTGATTTATGGGAATCAGTCAGAAAGTCAAGCAATCTATCTAGAGCAGCTCAATGACCTGAAAGATGAATATGGAGACCGTCTGGTACTGAAATATTGTTATAGCCGCGAGGAGCGTCAGGATGCGTTGTTCGGTAGGATTACTAAGGGAAATCTCAATTATTTTTTGAAGCAGGATTGTGATGAGTTCGCTTTCGCGAAAGCGTACTTATGCGGCCCTGAAGAGATGATCCAGATGGCGCAGCTCAACCTGATAGAAAAGGGCTTGTTGAAGGAAGAAAACATCAAGTTTGAGTTATTCACATCAACCGAAAGTGATGTGGAAATCACAGAGGACAGTCACCTTTCAGAAATTTCAGTAACACTGGATGACGAGACACATACCTTCACTATGCGACGTGATGAGGTGATGCTGGACGTGATGCTCAAGAATGATATCGATGCGCCATATTCCTGTCAAGGCGGTATTTGTTCCAGTTGTATTGCCCTAGTAGAAGACGGCGATGTAAAAATGCGTAAGAACTCCATTCTTACAGATGAAGAAGTCAACGACGGTTTCACACTTACTTGTCAAGCCTGTCCAACAAGTGCTAAGGTTGCCGTGAACTTTGATGAGGTGTAA
- a CDS encoding CoA transferase subunit A — translation MINRTVAGVKEALAGVKSGMTLMVGGFGLSGIPENSIAQLVEIGATDLTCISNNAGVDDFGLGLLLQGKQIKKMISSYVGENDEFERQMLSGELEVELIPQGTLAERCRAAQAGIPAFYTPAGYGTEVAEGKEEREFNGKPHILEHAFKADFALVKAWKGDTAGNLIFKGTARNFNPVMCGAAIITVAEVEELVPAGELDPNQIHIPGIFVKRIFQGEKYEKRIEQRTVRTKN, via the coding sequence ATGATTAATAGAACAGTGGCTGGTGTTAAAGAAGCACTCGCTGGAGTAAAAAGCGGTATGACGTTGATGGTAGGCGGTTTTGGCCTGTCTGGAATCCCAGAGAACAGCATCGCACAATTGGTGGAAATAGGCGCTACAGATTTAACCTGTATTTCAAATAATGCAGGTGTAGATGATTTTGGATTGGGTCTATTGCTCCAAGGCAAGCAAATCAAAAAAATGATCTCTTCTTATGTAGGAGAAAACGACGAGTTTGAACGCCAGATGTTGAGTGGTGAATTGGAAGTAGAACTTATCCCACAAGGAACCCTAGCCGAGCGTTGCCGCGCAGCACAAGCAGGAATTCCAGCTTTCTACACACCTGCAGGCTACGGCACAGAGGTCGCCGAAGGAAAGGAAGAAAGAGAATTCAATGGCAAGCCTCATATTCTAGAGCACGCTTTCAAAGCAGATTTTGCTCTTGTAAAAGCATGGAAAGGCGACACCGCAGGAAACCTAATATTTAAAGGAACGGCAAGAAACTTCAATCCAGTCATGTGCGGCGCTGCTATCATCACCGTTGCTGAAGTAGAAGAATTAGTGCCAGCAGGAGAACTGGATCCCAATCAGATCCACATACCGGGAATATTTGTCAAGCGTATTTTTCAAGGAGAAAAGTATGAGAAGCGTATTGAACAAAGGACCGTTAGAACTAAAAACTAA
- a CDS encoding CoA transferase subunit B codes for MLDKIGIAKRIAQEVKDGYYVNLGIGIPTLVANYVPDGIDVEFQSENGVLGMGPFPFEGEEDADVINAGKQTITTLPGASFFDSATSFGMIRGQHVDLTILGAMEVAENGDIANWKIPGKMVKGMGGAMDLVASAENIIVAMMHTNRAGESKLLKECSLPLTGVNCITKVVSNMAVIEITDKGFKLLERAPGVTVEEIQAATEGTLIVEGEIPEMVI; via the coding sequence ATGTTAGACAAAATAGGCATAGCAAAAAGAATCGCCCAAGAAGTTAAGGACGGCTATTATGTAAATTTAGGAATCGGTATTCCAACTTTGGTGGCAAACTACGTTCCTGATGGCATTGATGTAGAATTTCAGTCAGAGAACGGCGTTTTGGGAATGGGACCTTTCCCATTTGAAGGAGAAGAAGATGCAGACGTGATCAACGCAGGAAAGCAAACCATCACCACATTACCGGGCGCTAGCTTTTTTGATAGTGCGACCAGTTTTGGGATGATACGTGGTCAACATGTGGATCTTACCATTTTGGGCGCTATGGAAGTAGCAGAAAACGGTGATATCGCCAACTGGAAAATTCCAGGCAAAATGGTAAAGGGCATGGGCGGCGCCATGGACCTTGTCGCCAGTGCCGAGAATATTATTGTAGCCATGATGCATACCAATCGCGCTGGAGAATCCAAGCTTTTGAAAGAATGCAGTTTACCGCTCACTGGAGTGAATTGCATCACAAAAGTAGTTTCCAATATGGCCGTGATTGAAATAACAGACAAAGGCTTCAAGCTTTTGGAACGAGCACCTGGTGTTACTGTTGAAGAAATTCAAGCCGCAACAGAAGGCACACTTATAGTGGAAGGCGAGATTCCTGAAATGGTTATTTGA
- a CDS encoding peptidoglycan DD-metalloendopeptidase family protein, which yields MKFRYIIDPQYQSQDYFPIDLSIHNSFWDKNDVSDILTMENFLEEQRNTSGKFVAHGGYKEQRALYRKSARFQDGAVRDVHMGIDLWAPAGTNVHAIMDGKVHSFADNDDAGNYGPTIILEHDYQGDKLYSLYGHLSKSDMQRWEIGARFRESEQIATLGTPQENGGYSPHLHFQLMTTMQDYAGDFPGVIAENDLEKYSEIILDPNPFIFG from the coding sequence ATGAAGTTTAGATACATCATTGATCCACAATACCAATCGCAGGATTATTTCCCAATCGACCTTTCCATTCACAATTCATTTTGGGATAAAAATGACGTGAGCGACATTCTAACCATGGAAAATTTTCTGGAAGAACAGCGCAATACATCAGGAAAGTTTGTGGCGCATGGCGGTTACAAGGAGCAGCGCGCTTTGTATAGGAAATCGGCGAGATTTCAGGACGGTGCTGTTCGTGATGTACATATGGGCATCGACTTATGGGCTCCAGCGGGCACTAATGTTCATGCGATTATGGATGGAAAAGTTCACTCATTTGCAGACAATGATGATGCAGGCAATTATGGACCTACGATTATTCTGGAACACGATTATCAGGGCGACAAACTCTACAGTCTCTACGGTCATCTCTCTAAATCTGATATGCAGCGATGGGAAATAGGAGCTCGCTTTCGCGAAAGCGAACAAATTGCAACCCTAGGAACACCTCAAGAAAATGGTGGTTATTCGCCTCATTTGCATTTTCAATTAATGACGACCATGCAGGACTACGCTGGTGATTTCCCAGGAGTAATTGCCGAAAATGATCTTGAAAAATATTCAGAAATTATACTTGATCCCAATCCATTTATCTTCGGGTGA
- a CDS encoding DNA-processing protein DprA, whose translation MDQQELLSLLALKKAPLIGDIMAKKLIRTFGSATAVFEQPYREIAAIEGIGEKKAQFIRAKDLFKKAEDELKFVEENNLKYRIYYNDDYPERLKYCVDGPILFFENGSINWSNPYTLSIVGTRQITSQGSAFLEKFMAEIAPLKPTIISGYAYGVDILAHKLAIEHGLQTIAVMAHGLNQTYPRNHAAHNIDVKKNGGFITDFWSSDTFDRNNFLGRNRIIAGLSEATIVIESADKGGSLVTADLAVGYNREVFAVPGRVNDKYSSGCNSLIKQAKAHMLTTAADIPYILGWQKNEVSIQKQLFVELDKDERAIYTFLQGQDKELLDIIALNTKMPVHKVASILMSMELKGVVKPLPGKLFMLS comes from the coding sequence ATGGATCAACAGGAATTGCTGTCACTTCTCGCTTTAAAAAAGGCACCGCTTATAGGCGATATCATGGCCAAAAAGTTGATCAGAACCTTTGGCAGCGCAACAGCAGTTTTTGAACAACCTTATCGAGAGATTGCCGCCATTGAGGGAATAGGAGAGAAGAAAGCCCAATTCATCAGAGCAAAAGACCTTTTCAAAAAGGCAGAAGACGAGCTCAAATTCGTTGAGGAGAATAACCTCAAATACCGAATTTATTATAATGATGATTATCCAGAGCGATTAAAATATTGCGTCGATGGACCTATCCTTTTCTTTGAAAATGGATCCATTAACTGGAGCAATCCCTACACGTTAAGTATTGTAGGAACCAGACAAATTACTAGTCAAGGCAGCGCGTTTCTAGAAAAATTCATGGCAGAAATTGCGCCACTCAAACCTACCATCATCAGTGGTTATGCTTATGGAGTAGATATTCTTGCTCACAAGCTGGCGATAGAACACGGTTTACAAACAATTGCGGTGATGGCGCATGGATTGAATCAGACGTATCCGCGTAATCATGCAGCTCATAATATTGATGTCAAAAAGAATGGTGGCTTTATCACCGATTTCTGGAGCTCAGATACTTTTGATCGCAATAATTTTTTAGGAAGAAATCGCATCATTGCAGGTTTGAGCGAGGCAACCATCGTCATTGAAAGCGCTGATAAAGGCGGCTCGCTAGTAACGGCAGATCTTGCAGTTGGCTATAATCGAGAGGTTTTTGCAGTTCCTGGCCGTGTCAACGACAAATATTCTTCAGGCTGTAATAGTTTGATCAAACAAGCCAAGGCACACATGCTTACCACAGCAGCAGACATTCCATATATCTTGGGCTGGCAGAAAAATGAGGTTTCCATTCAAAAACAATTGTTTGTAGAACTGGATAAAGATGAACGAGCGATCTACACATTCTTGCAAGGTCAGGATAAAGAGCTGCTCGATATCATTGCCTTGAATACAAAGATGCCTGTACACAAGGTGGCATCCATTTTAATGTCTATGGAATTGAAAGGTGTGGTGAAACCGTTGCCAGGTAAATTATTTATGTTGTCGTAA